A stretch of Pseudomonas sp. CCC3.1 DNA encodes these proteins:
- a CDS encoding ParB/RepB/Spo0J family partition protein, with translation MAVKKRGLGRGLDALLSGPTVSSLEEQAVKVDQSELQHLPLDLIQRGKYQPRRDMDPQALEELANSIKAQGVMQPIVVRPIAGDRFEIIAGERRWRASQQAGKDTIPAMVKDVPDETAIAMALIENIQREDLNPIEEAIALQRLQQEFQLTQQQVADAVGKSRVSVANLLRLISLPEVIKTMLSHGDLEMGHARALLGLPENQQVEGARHVVARGLTVRQTEALVRQWLSGKQEPAEPVKADPDITRLEQRLAERLGSAVQIRHGKKGKGQLVIGYNSLDELQGVLAHIR, from the coding sequence ATGGCCGTCAAGAAACGAGGTCTAGGACGCGGACTGGATGCACTCCTGAGTGGTCCTACAGTCAGCTCGCTGGAAGAGCAGGCAGTCAAGGTCGATCAAAGCGAACTGCAGCATTTGCCACTGGACCTGATTCAGCGCGGCAAATATCAGCCTCGCCGTGACATGGACCCACAAGCGCTCGAAGAACTGGCGAACTCGATCAAGGCCCAGGGCGTAATGCAGCCGATCGTGGTGCGTCCGATCGCGGGTGACCGTTTTGAGATCATCGCCGGTGAGCGCCGTTGGCGCGCCAGCCAACAGGCCGGCAAAGACACCATCCCGGCGATGGTCAAAGATGTACCCGATGAAACCGCCATCGCGATGGCGCTGATCGAAAACATCCAGCGTGAAGACCTCAATCCGATTGAAGAAGCCATTGCCTTGCAGCGCTTGCAGCAAGAGTTTCAGCTGACTCAACAACAAGTGGCCGATGCTGTGGGTAAGTCCCGCGTGTCTGTGGCTAACCTGTTGCGACTTATTTCTTTGCCGGAAGTGATCAAGACCATGCTGTCGCACGGTGACCTGGAAATGGGTCATGCGCGGGCATTGCTCGGTTTACCCGAAAATCAGCAGGTTGAGGGGGCGCGACATGTTGTCGCACGAGGACTGACAGTCCGTCAGACCGAAGCCTTGGTTCGTCAGTGGTTGAGCGGTAAACAAGAGCCTGCTGAACCGGTTAAAGCAGACCCGGATATTACCCGCCTTGAGCAGCGTCTGGCCGAGCGCCTAGGCTCTGCGGTGCAGATCCGCCACGGAAAGAAGGGAAAAGGCCAATTAGTCATTGGTTATAACTCCCTGGATGAGCTCCAAGGAGTGCTTGCTCACATCCGCTGA
- a CDS encoding F0F1 ATP synthase subunit I encodes METRTPNRLPFHRLAVFPVLLAQFVVLLLAALGLWQWHGVVAGYSGLCGGLIALLPNVYFAHRAFRFSGARAAQAIVRSFYAGEAGKLILTAVLFALTFAGVKPLAPLAVFGVFVLTQLVSWFAPLLMRTTLSRP; translated from the coding sequence ATGGAAACACGCACGCCAAACCGCTTGCCGTTCCATCGCTTGGCGGTTTTTCCGGTTTTGCTGGCTCAATTTGTCGTTTTACTGCTGGCTGCTTTGGGGCTCTGGCAATGGCATGGAGTTGTAGCCGGATATTCAGGACTCTGCGGAGGCCTGATTGCTTTGCTACCCAATGTGTATTTTGCTCACAGAGCTTTCCGGTTTTCCGGCGCTCGAGCAGCGCAAGCCATCGTCCGGTCGTTTTACGCCGGTGAGGCAGGCAAATTAATTTTGACGGCAGTGCTGTTCGCGCTGACGTTTGCAGGTGTGAAGCCATTGGCGCCGCTAGCTGTATTCGGCGTCTTCGTGCTGACCCAACTGGTCAGCTGGTTCGCTCCCCTGCTAATGAGAACAACACTTTCGAGACCTTAG